In Silene latifolia isolate original U9 population chromosome 3, ASM4854445v1, whole genome shotgun sequence, a single window of DNA contains:
- the LOC141646661 gene encoding uncharacterized protein LOC141646661, with amino-acid sequence MPQFAGCVLVPANQGTSNILVLLRMNYMSCSKKPMIILLSYVIIITVCSNIVSVSGLRGLSSDEHALISLSSRWDAPVSVKSSWNSTQFAPCSWKTVTCDKTNNVISLNFSNARISGHLGPEIGQLGHLGTVDLSSNRLFGSIPAEISNCSSLEYLDLSVNNFSGEIPKKLGNLQNLWYLNFFMNSLVGQIPESLFQANLQYLTLAYNNLNGSISSNIGNATNLYDFEVNANKLTGSIPSSIGNCSELGYLYLDGNYFVGMLPESINNLGNLASLYANSSGFEGSIPLGSGNCSSLQYVDLSENRFQGVIPPGLGNCTNMLQFSVVSNNLTGNIPFSFGKLNKLSGLYLAKNSLSGKIPPELGNCKSLTGLTLNDNNLEGEIPSELGKLTELSVLQLYTNSLTGEVPLDIWKIRSLEIVLIYSNRLSGKLPLELTELSKLKNLTLFDNLFTGEIPQSLGVNTSLEEIDFTNNKFTGQIPPYLCSGKRLQTLDLGDNMLNGSIPLGLGSCPSLIRFRLENNRLTGVIPEFKDNLALSFVDFSANNIRGTIPSSFWKCRSLSWINLTMNELSGSVPPEIGKLTELGYLILSNNRLVGPLPSEIGHCQKLIQLDLSLNSLNGSIPTSLRSLTALSVMDLTDNRLTGGIPPSLFELGSLQDLQLGGNLLGGTIPSVGPSNISALNLGNNDLTGKLPDFSNFRNLQQLDVSLNHLSGTLDSLQNVQSLLTVNVSYNLFTGPIPPNLLTLVDNSTSSFLGNSGLCVDCSVSGATTCTNIKSIKACSIKRNNHKGLRLSVKIALIVLGATLLTVIATISLCYAVAKLQRRSKNDLEASDKADSSRKIKRIVECTGNFDDMHVIGKGAHGTVYKAALGPEEVYAVKKLTFGKQNGANKSMIREIQTLGTIKHRNLVKIEDFWLKSNYGLIMYEYMENRSLGYILHRADPLSTLEWDVRYKIALGTAQGLAYLHFDCDPVVLHRDIKCENILLDSEMEPHISDFGIAKLMSQTSSSTPSIAIPGTIGYIAPENAFATTWTKEADVYSYGVVLLELLTRKKAVDPSFPEGMALVGWVESVWNPSEGVDKVVDPALIGELQSSNTMKQIYDVLVMALRCTEKEPSKRPNMRDVVNQLEDGNSTRTYNNPNNSPSSS; translated from the exons ATGCCACAATTTGCAGGTTGTGTTCTCGTACCTGCAAATCAGGGAACTTCTAATATTTTAGTTTTATTGAGGATGAATTATATGTCATGCAGTAAAAAACCCATGATCATTTTACTGTCATATGTGATTATTATTACTGTTTGCAGTAATATTGTATCTGTATCTGGTTTAAGGGGTTTAAGCTCAGATGAGCATGCTTTGATTTCGCTTTCGAGCAGATGGGATGCTCCTGTGTCTGTGAAATCTAGTTGGAATTCTACCCAATTTGCCCCTTGTTCATGGAAAACTGTCACATGTGACAAAACCAATAATGTAATTTCTCTGAACTTTTCTAATGCTCGCATTTCTGGTCATCTGGGACCTGAAATTGGTCAATTGGGTCATTTAGGAACAGTTGATCTCAGTTCAAATCGTCTTTTTGGGTCGATTCCCGCTGAGATAAGCAACTGTAGCAGTCTGGAATACTTGGATCTTTCTGTCAACAATTTCAGTGGTGAAATCCCGAAAAAGTTGGGAAACCTGCAAAATTTGTGGTACTTAAACTTTTTTATGAATTCATTGGTTGGTCAAATTCCTGAATCCTTGTTTCAAGCTAACCTTCAGTATTTGACTCTTGCTTATAATAATCTCAATGGATCTATTTCTTCAAATATAGGGAATGCGACAAATCTTTACGATTTTGAGGTGAATGCCAACAAGTTAACTGGTAGTATACCATCTTCCATTGGTAATTGTTCAGAACTTGGATATTTATACCTAGATGGCAACTACTTTGTTGGTATGTTGCCTGAAAGTATAAACAATCTCGGAAATTTAGCCAGTTTGTACGCGAATTCTAGTGGATTTGAAGGTAGTATTCCTTTAGGTTCTGGTAACTGTAGCAGTTTACAGTATGTAGATTTATCAGAGAATCGATTCCAAGGGGTTATTCCACCAGGCCTCGGGAATTGTACCAACATGTTACAATTTTCTGTTGTGAGTAACAACTTAACTGGAAATATACCGTTTTCGTTTGGTAAGCTGAATAAACTCTCAGGTCTTTACCTTGCTAAAAACAGTTTGTCGGGAAAAATACCGCCTGAGCTCGGGAATTGCAAGTCTTTGACCGGGCTTACGCTGAATGACAACAACCTTGAGGGTGAGATTCCAAGTGAATTGGGGAAACTAACTGAATTGTCCGTCCTGCAATTATATACTAATAGTTTAACAGGTGAGGTTCCGCTTGATATTTGGAAAATTCGGAGCCTTGAGATAGTTCTAATTTACAGTAACAGACTATCCGGGAAGTTGCCTCTCGAGCTAACTGAGCTGAGTAAGCTTAAGAACCTTACTCTATTTGACAACCTGTTTACCGGGGAAATCCCTCAGAGTTTGGGAGTCAATACCAGCTTGGAAGAGATTGACTTTACGAATAACAAGTTCACTGGTCAAATCCCGCCTTATCTTTGCTCCGGTAAAAGATTACAGACGTTAGACCTGGGGGATAATATGCTCAATGGAAGCATACCTCTAGGTCTAGGATCTTGTCCTAGTTTGATAAGATTTCGGTTGGAAAATAATAGACTGACGGGGGTGATTCCCGAGTTTAAAGACAATCTTGCCCTCAGTTTCGTAGACTTTAGTGCAAATAACATTAGAGGAACAATCCCTTCAAGCTTTTGGAAATGTCGAAGTCTATCTTGGATCAATTTGACCATGAATGAGCTTTCTGGGTCTGTACCTCCAGAAATTGGAAAGTTGACTGAGCTTGGGTATCTAATTTTGTCGAACAATCGTCTGGTGGGCCCTTTGCCATCAGAAATAGGTCACTGTCAGAAGCTAATTCAGTTAGACTTGTCTTTGAATTCTCTGAACGGATCAATTCCGACAAGTCTCAGAAGCTTGACAGCCTTATCTGTCATGGATTTGACAGACAACCGTCTAACAGGTGGAATTCCACCGTCACTTTTTGAATTAGGAAGCCTTCAGGATCTTCAACTCGGGGGGAACTTACTCGGAGGAACAATTCCCTCGGTTGGTCCATCCAACATTTCTGCTTTGAATCTTGGTAACAATGATTTGACAGGAAAACTGCCGGATTTTTCAAATTTCCGTAACCTACAGCAGCTAGATGTATCTCTGAACCATTTGTCAGGGACCCTGGATTCCCTGCAGAATGTCCAGAGTTTGCTAACAGTCAATGTTTCATATAATCTCTTCACTGGCCCTATTCCTCCGAATTTGCTGACTCTGGTAGACAACTCGACATCATCTTTTCTCGGGAATTCAGGACTTTGTGTTGACTGTTCTGTCTCTGGTGCCACAACTTGCAccaacatcaaatccatcaaagCTTGTAGTATCAAGCGGAATAATCACAAGGGTTTGCGTCTCAGTGTCAAAATTGCATTGATTGTTCTTGGCGCAACTCTTCTGACAGTGATTGCTACAATATCTCTGTGTTATGCAGTTGCCAAGCTCCAAAGAAGGTCCAAAAATGATCTTGAAGCTTCGGATAAGGCAGACTCTTCCAGAAAAATTAAAAGAATAGTTGAATGTACCGGGAATTTTGATGACATGCATGTTATTGGGAAAGGAGCTCATGGAACTGTATACAAGGCCGCTTTAGGCCCGGAAGAAGTTTACGCTGTTAAGAAGCTTACGTTTGGCAAGCAAAACGGTGCAAATAAGAGCATGATTAGAGAGATTCAGACACTGGGGACTATCAAGCACCGGAACTTGGTAAAGATCGAAGATTTTTGGTTGAAGAGTAATTATGGCCTTATAATGTATGAATATATGGAAAATAGAAGTCTTGGATATATTCTACATAGGGCGGATCCTCTGTCGACATTAGAATGGGACGTAAGGTACAAAATAGCTCTTGGAACAGCGCAAGGATTAGCATATCTTCACTTCGACTGTGATCCTGTAGTTCTGCACCGTGACATTAAATGTGAGAATATACTGTTAGACTCTGAAATGGAACCTCACATTTCTGATTTCGGCATTGCTAAGCTTATGAGTCAAACATCCTCTTCAACACCGTCAATTGCAATTCCCGGGACAATTGGTTACATTGCTCCAG AAAACGCCTTTGCGACTACATGGACAAAGGAAGCAGATGTGTACAGCTACGGAGTTGTTTTACTCGAGTTATTAACAAGAAAGAAAGCCGTTGATCCATCATTTCCAGAAGGAATGGCCTTGGTCGGATGGGTCGAGTCAGTGTGGAACCCATCAGAAGGAGTCGATAAGGTGGTCGATCCAGCATTAATAGGGGAATTGCAAAGTAGTAATACCATGAAACAAATATATGATGTACTTGTCATGGCCTTAAGATGCACAGAAAAGGAGCCAAGTAAAAGACCAAACATGAGAGATGTTGTGAATCAGTTAGAAGATGGAAATAGTACAAGAACATATAATAACCCTAATAACAGTCCTAGTAGTTCTTGA